In Pelecanus crispus isolate bPelCri1 chromosome Z, bPelCri1.pri, whole genome shotgun sequence, the following are encoded in one genomic region:
- the PTGER4 gene encoding prostaglandin E2 receptor EP4 subtype — translation MSFDPTIMPPANGSANETGSGAEGGKPPTIPTVMFIFGVVGNLIAIVVLCKSRKEQKETTFYTLVCGLAVTDLLGTCLVSPVTIATYLQNRWPGGAALCEYSSFILLFFGLSGLSIICAMSIERYLAINHAYFYNHYVDKKLAGLTLFAIYASNVLFCALPSMGLGKSTLQYPDTWCFIDWRAKEATHAAYSYMYAGFSSFLIMVTVICNILVCVALIRMHRQFMRRTSLGTDTTSSRLSDFRRRRSFRRMAGAEIQMVILLIATSLVVVICSIPLVVRVFVNQLYQPESVRDVRQNPDLQAIRIASVNPILDPWVYILLRKTVLSKAIEKIKCLFCRIGGARRQHSGGNFNCVDGRRTSSAMSSQSPSFISRELREISSTSQTLLYPPELSESSVGGRVLLPGPSASLAQSDTTSVRTLRSSETSDSSQGQDSESVFLVNEIRSGGRASSTSKGSPLQVTFPTETLNLSEKCI, via the exons ATGTCCTTCGACCCCACCATCATGCCACCTGCGAACGGCTCCGCCAACGAGACCGGCAGCGGGGCCGAGGGCGGGAAGccccccaccatccccaccGTCATGTTCATCTTCGGTGTGGTGGGCAACCTCATAGCCATCGTGGTGCTCTGCAAGTCCaggaaggagcagaaggagACCACTTTCTACACGCTGGTCTGCGGGCTGGCGGTCACCGATCTCTTGGGGACCTGCCTGGTGAGTCCAGTCACTATCGCCACTTACCTGCAGAACCGCTGGCCGGGAGGAGCGGCACTGTGTGAGTACAGctccttcatcctcctcttctttgGACTGTCTGGCCTCAGCATTATCTGTGCCATGTCTATAGAGAGGTACCTGGCCATCAACCATGCCTATTTCTACAACCATTACGTAGACAAGAAGCTGGCAGGGCTCACACTCTTTGCCATCTATGCTTCCAACGTGCTGTTCTGCGCCCTCCCCAGCATGGGGCTCGGCAAATCTACCTTGCAGTACCCTGACACTTGGTGTTTCATAGACTGGCGAGCAAAGGAGGCCACCCATGCAGCATATTCCTACATGTACGCCGGCTTCAGCTCCTTCCTAATCATGGTCACTGTGATCTGCAACATCCTGGTGTGCGTGGCCCTCATTCGCATGCACCGCCAGTTCATGCGGCGCACATCCCTGGGGACAGACACCACCTCCAGCCGTTTATCTGACTTTCGCAGACGCCGGAGCTTCCGTCGGATGGCCGGAGCAGAGATCCAGATGGTTATTCTGCTCATTGCCACTTCCCTGGTGGTGGTGATCTGCTCCATTCCTCTGGTG GTCCGTGTCTTTGTGAACCAGCTGTACCAGCCAGAATCAGTGAGGGATGTGAGGCAAAACCCTGACCTGCAAGCCATCCGCATTGCCTCGGTGAACCCCATTTTGGACCCGTGGGTCTACATCCTCCTCCGCAAGACTGTGCTCAGCAAAGCCATCGAGAAGATCAAATGCCTCTTCTGCCGCATTGGAGGGGCTCGGAGGCAGCACTCGGGGGGCAATTTCAACTGCGTGGATGGCCGCAGGACCTCCTCCGCCATGTCAAGTCAGTCACCCTCCTTCATCTCCCGTGAGCTGAGGGAGATCAGCAGCACCTCACAAACGCTGCTCTACCCTCCGGAGTTAAGTGAAAGCAGCGTCGGGGGTCGCGTGCTGCTTCCGGGCCCCAGTGCCAGCTTGGCTCAGTCTGACACCACCTCAGTAAGGACACTGCGTAGCTCTGAGACCTCGGACTCTTCGCAGGGGCAGGACTCCGAGAGTGTCTTCCTGGTGAATGAAATCAGGTCTGGTGGCAGGGCCAGCTCTACATCCAAGGGCAGCCCTCTCCAGGTCACCTTCCCCACAGAGACATTGAATTTATCAGAAAAGTGTATATAG